The window GAAATTTTTGCATCCCGAcctattatttatgttttatctatttttgttctatatccctaatttttattaaatattcttaattatttatctcAGTCATGAAAAGGAAATTCATAGGGATGGGTGCATCCTAAGTGTTGCCCTTAATATTAAACTTTGGGTTTGACTTAGTTCctaattttgattcaaaataatcGTGGCATCATTTAGCTAGCAACACCtgtcatttacatttttttatattttaatattaattttaaaatgttatattataatatatattaaataatactttattattactaaattcTATTCCCTTCACaactttaacattttaaatttgaatcttatCTACTgcctctatttttcttctttttttgttatatagtgTTTCCAAATTATATTGACCACTAATTATCTAGAAGccatattgttttgtttaatttcaacttcaacttttaCAATAGTAGTGGAAGAAAATAGTTAGAAGAAAGATAGATAAAGACCgtattttatgaaaacaaacttGAGGCATATCTATCATTTACGTTCTTCATCACATCGCTcatccacaaaaaaaaaatatttttgtgggatggaaagatgaagaaagaaaatataagacAGATGGATCTAAACAATTCCACGAATTATTATGGGGGATGGTACGTCAATATAATTGCAATTTAAATGTGTGCTTGATTCAGCTTGTAATGCTTCAAAGTAGAAGTTCCAAGCCCATCCGACTTGAATTGAACACTAAAGTCTCTAACTGTAGTTTCCCTATAAATTGCAGGCTTTTCTTCTGATACCAATTCCTTGATGGGTCCATAAAGTTTGTCACTTGGTGAAACCATCGTTGAGAAAACGCCCGCTACTGATATTCTCGGACCTTCATGACTTGCTAGAACCCTATGATTAACACTTTTGAACCTGTCATTTGTTATTAGCTGCATCCAAATTGTTAtgttatagaaaaaaattagatgagattaaaagaaaaaaaaagtgataagCTCGGATTACTATAAAAACAAACGAGTCTTACTTGCATAAGGTCACCGATGTTAACGACTAAGGCTCCAGCTACAGGATGCACGTCAATCCACTTGTTGTCATGACGAATCTGTAGGCCGCCGATGTGGTCTTGCAACAGCACCGTGATGAAGTCAGTGTCAGAGTGCTCGGATATGCCGGTGGTCAATTTTGGCTGTGGACATGGAGGGTAATAGTGATATACAAATGCAAGCCCATCATTGCATCCTATGTTGTCCAAGTAGTTGGGATTCAAACCCAAAGCTTCCGACAGCAATTCCAACACTAATTTTCCGATCTCCATCACCCATTTCGAGTAATCCACCATAATAtctctacaaaaaaaaacagaggTTAATAATAAAcccaaaattaaactaaaaagattatttgatTTAGGTCCAAAATGATCAATTTACCTGCAAATTTCCGGCAATTCTTGTGGATTTGGAGGATTTGGAGCACAGACATAACTAAATGTATCCCTCCAGTTGGTAGTGGGAGCAGTATACAAATCGAAATTACTATTGTAAATAAAAGGCTTCATGAAATCTCTTGTATAGTATTGTTTCTTATCTTCCGTGTCTTGTTCGTGAAATCTCCGAACAGAGTCTCTCATTTCTTCAAGAACACTCGTCGGAATTCCATGGTTAATCAATTGGAAGAAGCCCAATTCTTCCGAAGCGTCACGGATTTGTTCGATGATGTGTTTGCGTTTGAGTGAATCGTTGCCAACGCCTTCAAGGTCTATCAATGGAATGTGGATATGGGTTTGGGCGGAGTGGACGTCCTCCGGTGGGTGGTAAAAGATACGAGGGATTTCATTAACTTTTGCGTCGACTAAGCCTTTAACGCCAGCTTTAGTGTCATCGAAAGCCTTGAGTTCAGTGGGTCTATGGAAGTTTTCGTCGGCTTTGGATAGTGGAGTAAGGTTGATTCCTGAAGCTGCGACCGCCATTATGGATATGGATCTGTTGGGTTGATGGAAGAGATTGAATTTATGGAATGAAGAGTgtgatttcaaaattgtaaaagtggTTTGGTGAATGGTGGGAAGGGGTGGGATATAAA of the Cucumis sativus cultivar 9930 chromosome 3, Cucumber_9930_V3, whole genome shotgun sequence genome contains:
- the LOC101214212 gene encoding 1-aminocyclopropane-1-carboxylate oxidase homolog 1 yields the protein MAVAASGINLTPLSKADENFHRPTELKAFDDTKAGVKGLVDAKVNEIPRIFYHPPEDVHSAQTHIHIPLIDLEGVGNDSLKRKHIIEQIRDASEELGFFQLINHGIPTSVLEEMRDSVRRFHEQDTEDKKQYYTRDFMKPFIYNSNFDLYTAPTTNWRDTFSYVCAPNPPNPQELPEICRDIMVDYSKWVMEIGKLVLELLSEALGLNPNYLDNIGCNDGLAFVYHYYPPCPQPKLTTGISEHSDTDFITVLLQDHIGGLQIRHDNKWIDVHPVAGALVVNIGDLMQLITNDRFKSVNHRVLASHEGPRISVAGVFSTMVSPSDKLYGPIKELVSEEKPAIYRETTVRDFSVQFKSDGLGTSTLKHYKLNQAHI